The proteins below come from a single Chlamydiota bacterium genomic window:
- a CDS encoding XdhC family protein has product MWLKKVNDWKAQGIPCAMLTIVQAEGPTPRGVGSKMAVNLHGDSAGSIGGGPVEHLGLEEAKKAIRDNRCRTLKFSLRGDEWQVTEEKKVRGLCGGALTVFIEPIVPRHEVVVFGAGHIGEKLAALCAVLNLPCRVYDNRKDRLTAARFPHARKLIHGRYEELAKKIPLSASSYCVIVTHGHEHDEECLELLLQNREIPYIGMIGSAAKVKILVDRIRSRGTEVDGRLYSPVGLKIGSHLPEEIALSIMAEIMLLSGGGSGEHYRIRWHETAKER; this is encoded by the coding sequence ATGTGGCTGAAGAAGGTCAACGACTGGAAGGCGCAGGGGATCCCCTGCGCCATGCTCACCATCGTCCAGGCGGAGGGGCCGACCCCGCGCGGGGTGGGGTCCAAGATGGCGGTGAACCTGCACGGCGACAGCGCGGGGTCGATCGGCGGGGGGCCGGTGGAGCATCTGGGCCTCGAGGAGGCGAAGAAGGCCATCCGGGACAACCGATGCCGGACGCTGAAATTCTCCCTGCGCGGGGACGAGTGGCAGGTCACGGAGGAGAAGAAGGTGCGGGGGCTGTGCGGTGGCGCCCTCACCGTCTTCATCGAGCCGATCGTGCCCCGGCACGAGGTCGTCGTCTTCGGGGCGGGCCACATCGGGGAGAAGCTCGCGGCGTTGTGCGCGGTGTTGAATCTCCCCTGCCGCGTCTACGACAATCGAAAGGATCGTCTCACCGCCGCGCGCTTTCCGCACGCGCGGAAGCTCATCCACGGCCGTTACGAGGAGCTCGCGAAGAAGATCCCCCTCTCCGCGTCGAGCTACTGCGTCATCGTGACGCACGGCCACGAGCACGACGAGGAGTGTCTCGAGCTGCTGCTGCAGAACAGGGAGATCCCGTATATCGGCATGATCGGGAGCGCGGCCAAGGTGAAGATACTTGTCGACCGCATCCGGTCCCGGGGCACGGAGGTCGACGGCCGGCTCTACAGCCCGGTGGGGCTGAAGATCGGCAGCCATCTGCCGGAGGAGATCGCCCTCTCCATCATGGCCGAGATCATGCTGCTCTCCGGGGGGGGATCCGGGGAGCATTACCGAATCAGGTGGCACGAGACGGCGAAGGAACGATGA
- a CDS encoding AAA family ATPase, which translates to MSPRKKNILVTGPPGAGKTTLVEAVVRSLGVRPGGYVTKAFPARGRKIRCEIEALTPGVRRRRGVIASVDAPGAFRVCGMGVDAAEIEAVGAAALENAAGSSPLIVMDEIGQMEIASPRFQEAVIACLDSATPVLGVIKTARGPFVDRIKARPDIELVELTEENRGAARERVRGLLAALAGPGGSGCGAPRDTGETVC; encoded by the coding sequence ATGAGCCCGCGGAAGAAGAACATCCTCGTCACGGGCCCCCCCGGGGCGGGGAAGACGACGCTGGTGGAGGCGGTGGTCCGGTCGCTCGGGGTGCGGCCCGGCGGGTACGTCACGAAGGCGTTCCCCGCGCGCGGGAGGAAGATCCGGTGTGAGATAGAGGCGTTGACGCCCGGGGTGCGCAGGAGGAGGGGGGTAATCGCATCCGTCGACGCGCCGGGGGCGTTCCGCGTCTGCGGCATGGGGGTGGACGCGGCGGAGATCGAGGCGGTGGGGGCCGCGGCGCTGGAGAACGCGGCGGGCTCGTCGCCGCTCATCGTGATGGACGAGATCGGGCAGATGGAGATCGCGAGCCCCCGCTTCCAGGAGGCGGTCATCGCATGCCTGGATTCCGCGACGCCGGTGCTGGGGGTGATCAAGACGGCGCGCGGTCCGTTCGTGGACCGCATCAAGGCGCGGCCCGACATCGAGCTGGTGGAGCTGACGGAGGAGAATCGCGGCGCCGCGCGGGAGCGGGTGCGGGGGCTGCTCGCCGCCCTGGCCGGCCCCGGCGGGAGCGGGTGCGGGGCGCCGCGCGACACGGGGGAGACGGTATGTTGA
- a CDS encoding MotA/TolQ/ExbB proton channel family protein translates to MLTMLCKGGPLMIPIILGSVVGWAIVIERLWVFRRVREDAFEFVQEVFRDIRKGRTDLALERCRQLGANPLAAVFRIGIARASLPPDRLERVIEQAGNNQVMRLERRLGALVAIIGVEPLLGFLGTITGLIRAFMSWERAGAQVTVSVLAAGMYEAMLTTAAGLIVAIPLYLFYAYFVSRIANLSNALTNHCIQLVEALSETRQEGKP, encoded by the coding sequence ATGTTGACCATGCTCTGCAAAGGCGGCCCGCTGATGATCCCGATCATCCTCGGGTCGGTCGTTGGGTGGGCGATCGTCATCGAGCGGCTCTGGGTCTTTCGGCGCGTGCGCGAGGACGCGTTCGAATTCGTGCAGGAGGTGTTCCGGGATATCAGGAAGGGGAGGACCGACCTTGCGCTCGAGCGCTGCCGCCAACTCGGCGCGAATCCGCTGGCCGCCGTCTTCAGGATCGGGATCGCGCGGGCGTCGCTCCCCCCCGACCGGCTCGAGAGGGTCATCGAGCAGGCCGGGAACAACCAGGTTATGCGGTTGGAGCGGCGCCTCGGGGCGCTCGTGGCGATCATCGGCGTCGAGCCGCTCCTCGGGTTTCTGGGGACCATCACGGGACTGATCCGCGCGTTCATGTCGTGGGAACGCGCGGGGGCGCAGGTGACGGTCAGCGTGCTCGCCGCGGGGATGTACGAGGCGATGCTCACCACGGCGGCGGGCCTGATCGTGGCGATCCCGCTCTACCTCTTCTACGCCTACTTCGTGAGCCGCATCGCGAACCTCTCCAACGCCCTCACCAACCACTGCATCCAGCTGGTCGAGGCGCTCTCGGAGACGCGGCAGGAGGGGAAACCGTGA
- a CDS encoding thioredoxin family protein, whose protein sequence is MQTLLNPSSLAPHLAAGGKTVVLFVMSACPYCRAFRPRFDAFAAAKAGGRGCLTVVLDDLENPLWETYGVEVVPTLIVFEGREVRARRDGRPGQGLGEKDLEGL, encoded by the coding sequence ATGCAGACGCTCCTGAATCCGTCGTCGCTGGCCCCCCACCTCGCGGCGGGGGGGAAAACCGTCGTGCTCTTCGTGATGAGCGCCTGCCCGTACTGCCGCGCGTTCCGCCCCCGTTTCGATGCGTTCGCCGCGGCCAAGGCGGGGGGGCGCGGCTGCCTCACGGTGGTTCTCGACGATCTCGAGAACCCGCTCTGGGAAACGTACGGCGTCGAGGTGGTGCCGACGCTGATCGTCTTCGAGGGGAGGGAGGTCAGGGCGCGCCGGGACGGAAGACCCGGGCAGGGGCTCGGGGAGAAGGACCTCGAGGGGCTCTGA
- a CDS encoding carbon starvation protein A: protein MLTVVFLSAVVAFAAAYLVYGRFLARFFGIDNTRPTPAHTDYDGVDRVPANRAVLLGHHFSSIAGAGPIVGPIIAATAFGWLPALVWIVAGSILIGGVHDFATLFVSIRHRARSIAEIAREYMSPLAYKLFLSFIWLTLVYVLIVFTDLTSATFAMDGGVAVSSIIFIALAIGFGLCVYRLRLTVLAASLVFVPLVFLAVWVGQRIPLQAESVRSLTGGDPVKVWAVLLIVYCFVASTTPVWVLLQPRDYLSSFLLYASVLGGLVGISFGAFPASFPAFVDWTAPELGSLFPILFITVACGACSGFHSIVASGTSSKQLDRESDARLVGYGAMLVEGVIAVIALATVIMISRHDALAGKPPLEIYATGISRFLALLRVPQRIGYSFGLLALSTFILTTLDTATRLGRYIFEEFFGLAGVKTRYWSTLATLVLPAIFVLITLRDAQGNPVPAWKVIWPAFGASNQLLAALTLLVITLWLKKGGKRTGIVLVPMAFMIVMTVWALVLLIGRYRLSVIGLIAAVLLLMALLLVRETARALRA from the coding sequence ATGCTGACAGTCGTCTTCCTCTCCGCGGTCGTCGCCTTCGCGGCGGCGTACCTTGTCTACGGCCGCTTCCTCGCCCGCTTCTTCGGGATCGACAACACGCGCCCGACCCCGGCGCACACCGACTACGACGGGGTGGACCGGGTGCCCGCCAACCGGGCGGTCCTCCTCGGCCACCACTTCTCGTCGATCGCCGGGGCGGGGCCGATCGTGGGCCCGATCATCGCGGCGACCGCCTTCGGCTGGCTCCCGGCCCTCGTCTGGATCGTGGCGGGCTCGATCCTCATCGGCGGGGTGCACGACTTCGCGACGCTCTTCGTCTCCATCCGCCACCGGGCGCGCTCGATCGCGGAGATCGCGAGGGAATATATGTCCCCCCTCGCCTACAAGCTCTTCCTCTCCTTCATCTGGCTGACGCTGGTCTATGTGTTGATCGTCTTCACCGATCTCACCTCGGCCACCTTCGCGATGGACGGCGGGGTCGCCGTCTCCTCGATCATCTTCATCGCCCTCGCGATCGGCTTCGGCCTCTGCGTTTATCGGCTGCGGCTCACCGTGCTCGCCGCATCGCTCGTCTTCGTGCCGCTCGTCTTCCTCGCGGTCTGGGTCGGCCAGCGCATCCCGCTCCAGGCGGAGTCGGTCCGCTCCCTCACCGGCGGCGACCCGGTCAAGGTCTGGGCCGTCCTCCTCATCGTCTATTGCTTCGTCGCCTCCACGACCCCCGTCTGGGTCCTCCTCCAGCCCCGCGACTACCTCTCCTCGTTCCTGCTCTACGCCTCCGTTTTGGGCGGCCTCGTCGGCATCTCTTTCGGCGCCTTCCCCGCGAGCTTCCCCGCCTTCGTCGACTGGACCGCGCCGGAGCTCGGGTCGCTCTTCCCGATCCTCTTCATCACGGTCGCCTGCGGCGCCTGCTCGGGGTTCCACTCCATCGTCGCCTCGGGGACGTCGTCGAAGCAGCTCGACCGCGAATCGGACGCGCGGCTCGTCGGCTACGGGGCGATGCTCGTCGAGGGGGTCATCGCCGTCATCGCCCTCGCCACGGTCATCATGATCTCGCGACACGACGCCCTCGCGGGGAAGCCGCCGCTCGAGATCTACGCGACCGGCATCAGCCGCTTCCTCGCGCTCCTCCGCGTCCCGCAGAGGATCGGCTACTCGTTCGGACTCCTCGCCCTCTCAACCTTCATCCTCACCACGCTCGACACCGCGACGCGCCTCGGCCGGTACATCTTCGAGGAGTTCTTCGGCCTCGCCGGCGTGAAGACGCGCTACTGGTCCACCCTCGCCACGCTCGTCCTTCCCGCGATCTTCGTCCTCATCACGCTCCGCGACGCGCAGGGGAACCCCGTCCCGGCGTGGAAGGTCATCTGGCCCGCCTTCGGCGCCTCCAACCAGCTCCTCGCGGCGCTCACGCTCCTCGTCATCACCCTCTGGCTGAAGAAAGGAGGAAAGCGGACCGGCATCGTGCTCGTTCCGATGGCGTTCATGATCGTCATGACCGTCTGGGCGCTCGTCCTTCTCATCGGCAGGTACCGCCTGTCCGTGATCGGGCTCATCGCCGCGGTTTTGCTCCTGATGGCGCTCCTGCTGGTCCGCGAGACCGCGAGGGCCCTGCGCGCCTGA
- a CDS encoding DNA recombination protein RmuC gives MMMTILLIALSLALAGALMLLVRYREERARLRAALQADAEKLQWAETSRAALVDAFKACASDVLHANSAQLEQRSRSALENLVKPLTNDLASLDMLVRALESKREGAYQALGQQLTELGRLHAQLQSTTTTLAQALRSPTVKGRWGELQLRRLVEMAGMAGHVDFDEQAAAEAGPGRPDMVIRLPQGGILPIDSKVPLDAYLEAMETREEAARAAKLAQHAKAMRGKVNDLGRKAYWDQFERAPEIVVMFVPLEASLSAAFEQDRDLFEYAIANRVLISSPVILFALLKVIAFGWQQQRLAENAERIAEEGRELYGRLATFVGHFSGVGEALEKSVKGYNRAVASLESRLIPLARRFQEMGVARDEIPDPAQLDIQPRTPAALPGEGGDPRP, from the coding sequence ATGATGATGACGATACTCCTGATCGCGCTCAGCCTGGCACTGGCGGGGGCGCTGATGCTGCTTGTTAGATACCGGGAGGAGCGCGCCCGGCTCAGGGCCGCCCTGCAGGCGGACGCCGAGAAGCTGCAGTGGGCCGAGACCTCCCGCGCGGCGCTCGTCGACGCCTTCAAGGCGTGCGCGAGCGACGTGTTGCACGCCAACTCCGCGCAGCTCGAACAGCGGTCCCGGAGCGCGCTGGAGAACCTCGTCAAGCCGCTCACCAACGACCTCGCGTCGCTGGACATGCTGGTGCGGGCGCTCGAGAGCAAGCGCGAGGGGGCGTACCAGGCCCTCGGGCAGCAGCTCACGGAACTCGGCCGCCTCCACGCGCAGCTCCAGAGCACCACCACCACGCTGGCGCAGGCGCTGCGATCCCCGACGGTCAAGGGACGCTGGGGGGAGCTCCAGCTCCGCCGCCTCGTCGAGATGGCGGGGATGGCGGGACACGTGGATTTCGACGAGCAGGCCGCCGCCGAGGCCGGCCCCGGACGGCCCGACATGGTGATCCGCCTGCCCCAGGGCGGCATCCTGCCGATCGACTCGAAGGTCCCGCTCGACGCCTACCTCGAGGCGATGGAGACGCGGGAGGAGGCCGCGCGCGCCGCCAAACTCGCGCAGCACGCCAAGGCGATGCGGGGCAAGGTGAACGACCTCGGCAGGAAGGCGTACTGGGACCAGTTCGAGCGGGCCCCGGAGATCGTGGTGATGTTCGTGCCGCTCGAGGCGTCCCTCTCCGCCGCGTTCGAACAGGACCGGGATCTGTTCGAATACGCCATCGCCAACCGGGTCCTCATCAGCTCCCCGGTCATCCTCTTCGCGCTTCTGAAGGTGATCGCCTTCGGCTGGCAGCAGCAGCGCCTCGCGGAGAACGCGGAACGGATCGCCGAGGAGGGGCGCGAGCTGTACGGGCGGCTCGCCACCTTCGTGGGGCACTTCTCGGGGGTCGGGGAGGCGCTGGAGAAGTCAGTGAAGGGCTACAACCGGGCGGTCGCCTCGCTGGAGAGCCGCCTGATCCCGCTCGCCCGCCGATTCCAGGAGATGGGCGTCGCGCGGGACGAGATCCCCGACCCCGCGCAGCTCGACATCCAGCCCAGGACCCCCGCGGCGCTCCCGGGCGAGGGGGGGGACCCGCGCCCCTAG
- a CDS encoding NAD(P)/FAD-dependent oxidoreductase, with product MPEHADILVVGGGPAGIFAAVTAAQHGGNALRVALVEHNHVLGRKLGKTGNGRCNLTNRNVSIERYHGEETRFLHNVLPRFTSDDLLAWFEERGVEFKEEEDGRVFPVTDQASTIADVLKEEVARCGVAVSLGRRVEEVGRGKDGGFFARCAGGGTFLCRKLVLAAGGPAYPQLGATEDCYAFARAFGHTVVSPAPALVAFEIAAKSLFDLQGVKTRAEVKAYQGGRVAATATDELLFTHFGVSGPAVLHVSSFVTRGLCAAATAKTDLPGTETLLRVNLFPGLPRADVEKKILSLWKRTPKRSLGNSLMGILPKKLPQVLFRNVLGLDVETPSEKITRENRTRIVNVLTNLELKVAGTRGFRDAQVVSGGVRTAEVAGRTMESRLANGLHFAGEVLDIDGDCGGFNLQFAFASGYLAGLAAAARAT from the coding sequence ATGCCCGAGCATGCGGATATCCTCGTCGTCGGCGGAGGACCCGCCGGGATCTTCGCCGCCGTCACCGCCGCGCAGCACGGAGGGAACGCCCTCCGTGTCGCCCTCGTCGAGCACAACCACGTCCTCGGCCGGAAACTCGGAAAGACCGGGAACGGCCGCTGCAACCTCACCAACCGAAATGTGTCGATCGAGCGCTACCACGGCGAGGAGACGCGCTTTCTCCACAACGTCCTGCCGCGCTTCACGAGCGACGATTTGCTCGCCTGGTTCGAGGAGCGCGGGGTGGAGTTCAAGGAGGAGGAGGACGGCCGCGTTTTCCCCGTGACCGACCAGGCCTCCACGATCGCGGACGTCCTGAAGGAGGAGGTCGCGCGATGCGGCGTCGCCGTCTCGCTCGGGAGGCGCGTCGAAGAGGTTGGGCGCGGAAAGGACGGGGGCTTTTTCGCGCGCTGCGCGGGAGGGGGAACATTCCTCTGCCGGAAACTTGTCCTCGCCGCGGGAGGGCCCGCGTACCCGCAGCTCGGCGCCACGGAGGACTGCTACGCCTTCGCGAGAGCGTTCGGGCACACGGTCGTTTCCCCGGCGCCGGCCCTCGTCGCCTTCGAGATCGCGGCCAAATCGCTCTTCGACCTCCAGGGGGTGAAAACGCGCGCGGAGGTGAAGGCATATCAGGGCGGGAGAGTCGCTGCGACGGCCACGGACGAACTTCTCTTCACGCACTTCGGCGTATCCGGCCCCGCGGTCCTGCACGTGAGCAGCTTCGTCACGCGCGGCTTGTGCGCCGCAGCGACGGCGAAGACGGACCTGCCCGGCACGGAGACACTGCTTCGGGTCAACCTTTTCCCCGGCCTGCCGCGCGCGGATGTCGAGAAGAAGATCCTCTCGCTCTGGAAGCGCACCCCGAAGCGCTCCCTCGGCAACAGCCTGATGGGGATCCTCCCGAAGAAACTCCCGCAGGTTCTCTTCCGGAATGTCCTCGGGCTGGACGTGGAGACGCCGTCCGAGAAGATCACGCGTGAGAACCGCACCCGCATCGTGAACGTTCTGACGAATCTCGAGTTGAAGGTCGCCGGGACGCGCGGCTTCCGCGACGCGCAGGTCGTCTCCGGCGGCGTGCGCACGGCGGAGGTGGCGGGGAGGACGATGGAGTCGCGCCTTGCGAATGGCCTCCACTTCGCCGGGGAGGTGCTGGACATCGACGGCGACTGCGGCGGCTTCAACCTCCAGTTCGCCTTCGCCTCGGGATACCTCGCGGGCCTTGCGGCCGCCGCGCGCGCAACGTAA
- a CDS encoding Rrf2 family transcriptional regulator, whose amino-acid sequence MAQMLRISEAAALAMHAVVLMAADSKRPLAVSRAARRLNVSGAHLSKVLQRLAKAGLVDSIRGPRGGFILAKKPGRITLLEVYEAIEGRREKSECLFDGRGCGVPRCILGGLLGKVDAQIGRYLAATRISSLADLYAGDNGDEETHHKD is encoded by the coding sequence ATGGCGCAGATGCTCAGGATCTCCGAGGCGGCGGCGCTCGCGATGCACGCGGTGGTCCTGATGGCGGCCGATTCGAAGCGTCCCCTCGCCGTCAGCCGCGCCGCGCGGCGACTCAACGTATCGGGGGCGCACCTCTCCAAGGTCCTTCAGCGCCTGGCGAAGGCCGGCCTCGTGGACTCCATCCGGGGCCCGCGCGGAGGCTTCATCCTCGCGAAGAAGCCGGGGAGGATCACGCTGCTCGAGGTCTACGAGGCGATCGAGGGGCGGCGCGAAAAGAGCGAGTGCCTCTTCGACGGGCGCGGATGCGGCGTGCCCCGCTGCATCCTCGGCGGGCTTCTCGGGAAGGTGGACGCGCAGATCGGGAGGTACCTCGCCGCGACGCGGATCTCCTCCCTGGCGGACCTGTACGCGGGGGACAACGGCGATGAAGAGACGCATCATAAGGATTGA
- a CDS encoding 4Fe-4S binding protein, with protein MKRRIIRIDEARCTGCGLCIPNCPEGALQVVDGKARMLSDLFCDGLGACIGHCPEGALSFEDREAEPYDERRAMENIVRGGEKVIRAHLAHLRDHGEEGYLREAVGYLEERGIPVPSEEKPARRDSAAAPKPRVCPGAQASKWGMPRKGAGAGSAGPAAASRLGQWPVQLHLVPASASFLKGADLLVAADCVPFAFAGFHDELLAGRALLAGCPKLDDTAAYLEKLTEIFRQNEIRSVTVARMEVPCCAGIVRLVGEAMHAAGVEIPLQEVEIGIRGERR; from the coding sequence ATGAAGAGACGCATCATAAGGATTGACGAGGCCAGGTGCACCGGCTGCGGGCTCTGCATCCCCAACTGCCCGGAGGGGGCGCTGCAGGTCGTCGACGGGAAGGCGCGCATGCTGAGCGACCTGTTCTGCGACGGGCTCGGCGCCTGCATCGGCCACTGCCCGGAGGGGGCGCTGTCGTTCGAGGATCGGGAGGCCGAGCCGTACGACGAGCGGCGCGCGATGGAGAATATCGTGCGGGGCGGGGAGAAGGTCATCCGGGCGCACCTGGCGCATCTGCGGGATCACGGGGAGGAGGGCTACCTGAGGGAGGCGGTCGGATACCTCGAAGAGAGGGGGATACCGGTGCCCTCGGAGGAGAAGCCGGCGCGAAGAGACTCGGCGGCGGCGCCGAAGCCCCGCGTCTGTCCCGGCGCGCAGGCATCGAAATGGGGGATGCCGCGGAAAGGCGCCGGCGCCGGGTCGGCCGGACCGGCAGCCGCGTCCCGTCTCGGCCAGTGGCCGGTGCAGTTGCACCTCGTGCCCGCGTCCGCATCGTTCCTGAAAGGGGCCGACCTGCTCGTCGCCGCCGACTGCGTGCCGTTCGCCTTCGCCGGTTTCCACGACGAGCTCCTCGCGGGCCGGGCGCTTCTCGCGGGGTGCCCGAAGCTCGACGACACGGCCGCGTATCTCGAGAAGCTGACGGAGATCTTCAGGCAGAACGAAATCCGGTCCGTGACCGTCGCCAGGATGGAGGTGCCGTGCTGCGCCGGGATCGTGCGCCTCGTCGGGGAGGCGATGCACGCGGCGGGCGTGGAGATCCCCCTGCAGGAGGTCGAGATCGGCATCCGGGGTGAGAGGAGATGA
- a CDS encoding phosphohydrolase translates to MSGFRCPGTERIRASYPDEVPCACGGKVELWPDEDGARCPACGRTAKREIPPSCLDWCAAARGCVGEERYARYLRAKQHRAIASRGRR, encoded by the coding sequence ATGAGCGGATTCAGGTGCCCGGGAACGGAGCGGATCAGGGCGTCGTATCCCGACGAGGTGCCGTGCGCGTGCGGCGGGAAGGTGGAGCTGTGGCCGGACGAGGACGGGGCGCGGTGCCCGGCGTGCGGCCGCACCGCGAAGAGGGAGATCCCCCCCTCCTGCCTCGACTGGTGCGCGGCGGCGAGGGGGTGTGTCGGGGAGGAGCGCTACGCGCGGTACCTGCGCGCGAAACAGCACAGGGCGATTGCGTCGCGGGGGAGGAGGTGA
- the hcp gene encoding hydroxylamine reductase: MFCYQCEQTAKGSGCTVQGVCGKNPETAALQDLLIQAARGIGWYAHLAAGQGARDRSIGVFTVRALFTTITNVDFDPERIEGLIREAARVKESARALAEKAGARIPGEVPAAAKWTPGESRERLLAQAAKAGLSSDRPENEDLRSLEHLLLFGLKGIAAYADHAHILGSDSDEIFDFLHKALATLAEGKAGADELVGLVLECGKINIAVMELLSQAHRARFGVPVPTPVSLGTRKGPAIIVSGHDLLDLEELLAQTEGTGVNVYTHGEMLPAHGYPRLKRHAHFAGNYGTAWQNQQKEFAAAPAAVLMTTNCIQRPAASYADRIFTTGLVAWPGVVHIPDRAHGRPKDFSAVIARAKELGGFEERPGKTVTVGFGHEAVLGVAETVVNAVKTGAIRRFFLIGGCDGAKPGRNYYTRFAELVPKDCVILTLACGKYRFHTLDAGDIGGVPRLLDMGQCNDAYSAVKVAQALAGAFSCGVNDLPLTFILSWYEQKAVAILLSLLYLGIRGMRLGPSLPAFVSPGILKVLVERFDIRPISGDPEKDLAEALGGR; this comes from the coding sequence ATGTTCTGCTACCAGTGTGAACAGACGGCGAAAGGGTCCGGGTGCACCGTGCAGGGGGTCTGCGGCAAGAACCCGGAGACGGCGGCGCTCCAGGACCTGCTCATCCAGGCGGCGAGGGGGATCGGCTGGTACGCGCACCTCGCGGCGGGACAGGGGGCGCGCGACCGCTCCATCGGCGTCTTTACCGTCCGGGCGCTCTTCACGACCATCACGAACGTGGACTTCGACCCCGAGAGGATCGAGGGGCTGATCCGGGAGGCGGCGCGGGTGAAGGAATCCGCGCGCGCGCTCGCGGAGAAGGCGGGGGCGCGGATCCCCGGGGAGGTCCCCGCGGCCGCGAAATGGACGCCGGGGGAGAGCCGTGAGAGGCTCCTCGCGCAGGCGGCGAAGGCCGGTCTCTCGTCTGACCGCCCGGAAAACGAAGATCTGCGCTCGCTCGAGCACCTGCTCCTCTTCGGCCTCAAGGGGATCGCGGCGTACGCCGACCACGCGCACATCCTCGGCAGCGACTCCGACGAAATCTTTGATTTTCTTCACAAGGCGCTCGCGACGCTGGCGGAGGGGAAGGCCGGCGCGGACGAGCTCGTCGGGCTCGTGCTGGAGTGCGGGAAAATCAACATCGCCGTGATGGAGCTCCTCTCGCAGGCGCACCGCGCGCGGTTCGGCGTCCCCGTCCCCACGCCGGTCTCCCTCGGCACCAGGAAGGGGCCGGCGATCATCGTGAGCGGGCACGATCTTCTCGACCTGGAGGAGCTGCTCGCGCAGACGGAGGGGACCGGCGTCAACGTCTACACGCACGGGGAGATGCTCCCGGCGCACGGCTACCCCCGGCTGAAGAGGCACGCCCACTTCGCCGGGAACTACGGGACCGCCTGGCAGAACCAGCAGAAGGAGTTCGCGGCAGCGCCCGCCGCGGTGCTGATGACCACCAACTGCATCCAGCGGCCCGCCGCCTCCTACGCCGACCGGATCTTCACCACGGGGCTCGTCGCGTGGCCGGGCGTCGTCCACATCCCCGACCGGGCACACGGGCGCCCCAAGGACTTCTCCGCGGTGATCGCGCGGGCGAAGGAGCTCGGCGGGTTCGAGGAGAGGCCGGGGAAGACGGTCACGGTCGGCTTCGGGCACGAGGCGGTGCTCGGCGTCGCGGAGACGGTTGTCAACGCCGTGAAGACGGGGGCGATCAGGCGCTTCTTCCTCATCGGCGGCTGCGACGGCGCCAAGCCCGGGCGGAACTACTACACCCGTTTCGCGGAACTCGTGCCGAAGGACTGCGTCATCCTCACACTGGCGTGCGGGAAGTACCGGTTCCACACGCTTGACGCCGGCGACATCGGCGGGGTGCCGCGCCTTCTCGACATGGGGCAGTGCAACGACGCCTACTCGGCGGTGAAGGTCGCGCAGGCGCTCGCGGGGGCGTTCAGCTGCGGGGTGAACGATTTGCCGCTCACCTTCATCCTCTCCTGGTACGAGCAGAAGGCGGTGGCGATCCTGCTGTCGCTGCTCTATCTCGGCATCCGGGGAATGCGGCTGGGGCCGTCGCTGCCGGCGTTCGTCTCCCCGGGGATCCTGAAGGTGCTGGTGGAGCGATTCGACATCAGGCCGATCTCGGGCGATCCGGAAAAGGATCTGGCGGAGGCGCTGGGCGGCAGGTAA